In one Arachis duranensis cultivar V14167 chromosome 9, aradu.V14167.gnm2.J7QH, whole genome shotgun sequence genomic region, the following are encoded:
- the LOC107465898 gene encoding uncharacterized protein LOC107465898, giving the protein MVMAMEEDEKQQEAVLVTPGEVLGRVSDIKPGRGAYAALHNETVYASLTGFRRTLSPPPDSSDQRPTVEVTGHKAHGPVPQPGSIVIARITEVMAKTASADIMCVGPKSVREKFTGIIRQQDVRATEIDKVDMHLSFHPGDIVKALVLSLGDSRAYFLSTAKNELGVVSAESIAGACMVPVSWTEMQCPLTGQIENRKVAKVAS; this is encoded by the exons ATGGTAATGGCaatggaagaagatgaaaagcAACAAGAGGCGGTGTTGGTGACACCGGGCGAAGTTCTTGGAAGAGTCTCTGACATCAAACCAGGGAGAGGCGCATACGCTGCGCTTCACAACGAAACCGTTTACGCCTCCCTCACCGGTTTCCGCCGCACCTTATCTCCCCCCCCTGATTCCTCTGACCAG cGACCAACAGTTGAAGTAACGGGTCACAAGGCCCATGGACCTGTTCCCCAGCCTGGCTCTATTGTCATTGCACGG ATCACTGAAGTGATGGCTAAGACGGCATCGGCTGATATTATGTGCGTTGGTCCAAAGTCGGTTCGGGAAAAATTTACCGGCATCATAAG GCAGCAAGATGTTAGAGCAACTGAAATTGATAAAGTAGATATGCATCTCTCTTTTCATCCTGGTGACATTGTTAAGGCTCTTGTG CTTTCGCTTGGGGATTCACGTGCATACTTTCTTTCAACTGCAAAGAATGAACTTGGTGTTGTTTCTGCAGAAAGCATTGCTG ggGCATGTATGGTTCCAGTAAGTTGGACAGAGATGCAGTGCCCATTAACAGGCCAAATTGAGAACAGAAAGGTTGCAAAGGTTGCAAGCTGA